Below is a window of bacterium DNA.
AATCCGATTAGAATCTAACTTTACTAAAGATGGATATGAGAAAATAGTGCGGCAGGCAAAGGAATACATCAAGGCAGGAGATATATTTCAAGTTGTCCCTTCTCAAAGGTTTAGTGGTAAGATTTATTGTGACCCTTTAACTATCTATCGTGCACTAAGAAAGATAAATCCTTCGCCTTATATGTATTATCTAAAATATGATGAGGTTGCAATTGTGGGTTCATCGCCAGAGATTTTGGTGAGATTAGAGGATGGGGAGGTAGAGACAAGACCTATTGCTGGGACCCGACCTCGAGGCAGTAATAAAGAGGCAGATAATGAATATGCTAAAGAGCTATTGGCAGACCCAAAGGAAAATGCAGAACACATTATGTTAGTTGACCTCGGTCGCAATGATATTGGACGGGTTTGTAAATATACAACAATTCACTTGCCTGAATTTAAAGTCATAGAAAAATATTCACATGTTATGCACATTGTTACTTCCGTAAAAGGAAATCTTTTACCTCAGTTCGATGCCTTTAGTTTAATCAGGGCTTGTTTTCCTGCAGGGACAGTTACAGGTGCTCCTAAAGTCAGGGCAATGGAAATAATTGATGAGTTAGAACCTACAAGAAGAGGACCTTATGCTGGTTGTGTTGGATACTTCAGTTTCTCGGGCAATTTAGATACCTGTATTACGATTAGAACTATTGTCATTAAAGATGGTAAAGCATACCTGCAAGCTGGAGGAGGAGTTGTAGCCGATTCAAATCCAGAAACCGAATATTATGAGACAAAAAATAAACTTAAATGCTTAATTGATGCGATTGAATTGGCAGAGAAAGGATTGGAATAAATTTTAAATCTAAAATCTGCAATCTAAAATCAAAAATAATTAGAGGAGGATAAATTATGAGTGTATTGAAGGTTGCTATTAGTAAAAAATATAAGGATATTTTGGAACCTTTCGGAGACTTTCAAGGAGTGGTCAATAACGCTTTAAGAAGATATGTATTAGATATAAGTAGCGAGCGAGTTGAAAAATGTGAGACAGAAATTAAAAAATTAGAGGGAAAGTATCATTGCTCATTTAAAACATTTCTTTCTAAGGTAGGTACAGATAAAGATATTACATTCCTACAACAAATAGAAGAAAAATATCCTATGTGGGAAAGCGATTTTAACCTATGGGAATCCTATATCACGGAGTTGAATAAATGGAAGGAAAAGATGAGTATTATTTTGAAAGGTTATAGGTATAAGAAAGGACTACAATGATGAAAACAAAAAACAACCAACTTATCAAAAAAATAGAAGAATTGAAACTCCTCACTAAAATTAGCCAGATTATCAATTCTACCTTAGATCTGGAAAAATTACTTAAAATAGTTATGGAATTAGTCACACAGATGTTACCTGTGGAATCTTCCTCTTTGATGCTTTTAGATAAAGAAAAGAACGAACTTGTTTTTGAAGTAGCAATTGGTGAGAAGAGTAAGGAGGTAAAAAGGATTACATTCCCTGCAGATAAAGGAATTGCCGGGTGGGTAGTTACAAATCGCAAACCTCTCATAGTTAATAATGTTAGTCAGGATTCACGATTTTATTCAGAAATTGATACTGTTACCCATTATAAAAGTAAATCTATATTATGCGTGCCATTGAAGATAAAACAAAGGATAATTGGTGTTCTGGAGGCAATTAATAAGATTGATGGCGATTTTACAAAGGAGGATGTCCAATTACTCAACACCATTGTTAATCAAATCGCGGTGGCGGTTGAAAATGCACAATTGTATAAAAAACTTGAAAAAAAGGTAGAATTAGCCAATCAGGAATTAATCCATGCTAATAGATTATTACTCCTTGAAAAGGATAAAGTTAAAGCCGTTATTGAAGGGATGGATGACGGTGTTTTTGCTACGGATAACAGTGGTAAGGTAATTTTGTTAAATCATAAATCTGAAAAACTATTAGGAAAAAAGATAGGTTGTTCCCTTAAAGATTTAATCAGAGACGAAGGATTTATTCAAGCATATCAAGAGGCGGGAAGAAAAGGGAGAGTGATAGAAAAAGAACTTAGTTTTAACTTACAACAAATATATAGCGTGATTATTACGCCGATGAAAGAAAAAGGTAAAACAGTTGGTCAGATAGCGGTCATGCGAGACATTACCAAACAAAAAGAAATGGAACGACTAAAGACTAATTTTATTTCCGTTGCCTCACATGAATTAAAAACACCATTAACCTCGATTAAATCTTTAGCCGAGATGCTATTAGATGAAGAATTGGAGCCACAGACACAAAAGGAGTTCACCCAGATTATTAATGATGAGGCAGATAGACTTGCTCGCCTATTAGGAGATTTGATGAATATTTCAAAGATTGATTCAGGGAAAAGAAAAATTAATAAACAACCTCTAATCATAACGGATATATTAGAATCAGTTCGCATAAGATTTAAAGAATTAGCCCGGCGCAATGGGGTGATAATGAATTTTGAGATAGAGGATGATTGTCAAGAAATAGTCGCGGATAAAGATATTATTGATGAAATTTTTATAAATTTAGTCTCAAATGCCATTAAATTTTCTCCAAAAGGTGGAGAGGTAAAAATAGAGGTGAAGAAAATCGAATATGAAAAGTTACCTGAGACGATAAAACACCAATTAGCACTACTTCCATATATCTTGATATCTATAGCGGATACAGGGATTGGTATTGCCAAACAGGAAATGAAACATCTTTTTGTCGATGAGTTCTTCCGGTCAGAAAGAAAAGAGGTTCGTGAAGTAAGTGGAACAGGACTTGGACTAACTATTGTTAAAAGATTAATTACTCGACTTGGCGGAGATATTTTTGTTGAAAGTAAAATTGGTAAAGGAAGTAAATTTTCCTTTGTTCTGCCAGTTATTGGTGGTAAAGGGGTAACACCCTCGGATGGTTGACAAATTAAGATAACATATAGTATACTATTTTCAGGAGGTGAACAAAATGAGGTTAATATGGTTCATTATAATAAGTATTGGCTTAATTGGGCAGGCTTTTTCTGAAGAGATAACCGAAGATTATAAAGCAGAGGCACAATGGCATTATGAAATGGCTTGTGATTGCCTGAAAAAAGAAGACAAAAATCTTACCGAGGCAATCAGAATACTTCACGAGATTGTTGATTACTATGACCCTGACCACTTGCAGGCTTATGAATTACTTATTAAATGTTATGAAGAACTTAAGAATGAGGATAATTTAAAAAGTATCCAGCAAAGATACACCCAAAGGTTACAAATTCAAAAAGAACAGAAACCAAAGAAAGACCAAATCACTGAATATTACACTGGAGGGACGGAAACAAACCAGATTAATGAATTAATCCAAAATCTTAAATTAGCGGATGCAGAAAAACGATATAATGCGGCTGAAAAATTAATCAATAAAGGGGATTTAGTCGTTTCAGCTTTAATTAAGGCACTTGAAAGTAATGATTTGGTTTTGCAAGGTATGGCGTGCTATATCTTAGGGAAAATAGGAAATAACCAGGCAGTAGAGCCACTTATTAATTTATTAAAGCAAGGTGTGCCAGCCAGCAAAATTACCTCAGCAAAGGCATTAGGAGATATTCAGGATAAAAAGGCTATTGTGGAGCTTATCAATGCCTTATCAGAGCCTTATTTTAATCATTACGAAGGGAAATATAAGATAAGGGAGGCGGCGGCAGATGCCCTGTCTAAATATGGTGAAAAGGCACTACCAAAACTTATCCACTCAGCCAGAAGTGATAATGAGGCAACACGCTGGTTCTCCTTAGAGGCATTGCAACGGATGGAATCTATCCCACAAACAGCTACATTGACCTTTATAAATGCCCTGATAGATAAAAATGACCAGGTCAAATTGACCGCAGTTAAGGCACTTGGAAAAATAAGAGATGAAAACTCTATCCCTTCGCTTGCCCGCACACTAAAAAGTAACAATGCAACTATCCGATATTTTGCTGTTCAATCTCTTGGTGAAATTAATTCAAAAGAGTGCATAATGCCTCTTCTGGGAGCATTAAATGATGAGGATACTCAAGTAGTCAATGAGGCAATCAAGGTTTTGGTAAAACTTGGGGCAAAAGACGCTATTAATTCCATTCTGGTGATTGCTCAGGATGAAAAACGACCTGTGACCTCAAGATGGTATGCTATTCGGGCTATTGGGCAGTTGTATGCTCTTGAAGGAATGCCAATTTTAATCAAGGCATTATCAGATGAAAATGAGTGGATAAGAAGTGCGGCCGCAACGGCTTTAAACATTCCAAAAACAATCGAGGATAAAGAATTATTAGAAAAGAAAAAAAAGGCACTGACTTCACTTGGACTTAAATTCGCCCTCACCTCTTCTGCGACCTACGAAGAGGCACGAAAGGCAAGTATTTCAAAGGCACTAAAATTCCTTGTTGCCAATCAACACGAAGATGGCCATTTCCAGAGTGATATTTTCCCATTAGGCGTAACTCAATTAGCACTTTTATGCCTTTTAAAAGAAAGAATAAATGAAGAAGACCCGGTAGTTAAAAAAGGTATTGAATATATGCTCAAACATGCAAACCCAGATGGTAGTTATCTCTCAATAAGTGAGCCGGAAAAGATAAAATGCTCGTATAATACCTCGTTAGCGATAATGGTTTTATCGGCAACTGAAAACCCAATGTATAAAAATCTGGTTGAAAAAAGTATATCCTGGCTTTTGAGTATTCAAGATAAAGATGGCGGTTTTGGGTATGTTGCAGGTGGCAGGTCAGATTTAAGTTCAACAGAGTTTGCCTTAATGGCATTAGATTCTGGATATAAATTCTTAGGACGAGCCAAAACCGATGATGTCTGGATACGGGCATTGGATTACTTAACTCAGCAACAAAATTCAGATGGTGGGTTTGGATATATCAAAGAAAAAGGCACTGTATCTTATGGAAGTATGGGTGCGGCGGGTTTAATTGGGTTTTTACTTTGTAATTTAGACACCGCGGACATTCGAGCAAAAAATGCCCTGCACTGGATTAGCCAGAATTATACCTTAAATGAAAATCCATACGGACCGGCTAAATGGTACGAATATTATATTCATAGCCTGGCTTTTGCACTTGAATTGACTAAAAAAGAAATCATAATTGATAGATATGGTAAGGTGCATTATTGGTATCCAGAGATAGTCAATAAATTGATAAGAATGCAGGATAAAGAAGGTTTTTGGGTAATCTCGCAAGACTGCCTTTTTACAACATATTTTACCCAGGTATTACAAATAAAACCTATGCCAGAAAGCATTGAGTTAAAATTAGAAAATGAAAATTAAAGCAGTTTTAACTTCGGATAATCATTTAAATAATTATTATGCAAAGATGTCGCCGGTGCGGTTAGAAGAGCGTCGGGCGATAATTCGTCAGGCATTTCAACAAACGATTGAATTTAGCCTCGAAAAGCAAGTGAATTTATTTTTACATGCCGG
It encodes the following:
- the trpE gene encoding anthranilate synthase component I, producing the protein MYYPTKEEFRQKSKQGNLIPVYKEILGDLETPLSAFYKISQSKYAYLLESVEKGEKLGRYSFLGANPSIIFKSKGKNGVIIRDGQEETFDVGEDPLIQLKKLMSQFKPVKVDGLPRFYGGAVGYLSYDYVRFIENLPDKNPDDLNLPHTFFAITDTIIIFDHLLQTIKVVSNAHIDNDPALSYEKAIEQIEGIITKLRQSLPNPKSEIRNPKSEIRLESNFTKDGYEKIVRQAKEYIKAGDIFQVVPSQRFSGKIYCDPLTIYRALRKINPSPYMYYLKYDEVAIVGSSPEILVRLEDGEVETRPIAGTRPRGSNKEADNEYAKELLADPKENAEHIMLVDLGRNDIGRVCKYTTIHLPEFKVIEKYSHVMHIVTSVKGNLLPQFDAFSLIRACFPAGTVTGAPKVRAMEIIDELEPTRRGPYAGCVGYFSFSGNLDTCITIRTIVIKDGKAYLQAGGGVVADSNPETEYYETKNKLKCLIDAIELAEKGLE
- a CDS encoding ATP-binding protein, encoding MMKTKNNQLIKKIEELKLLTKISQIINSTLDLEKLLKIVMELVTQMLPVESSSLMLLDKEKNELVFEVAIGEKSKEVKRITFPADKGIAGWVVTNRKPLIVNNVSQDSRFYSEIDTVTHYKSKSILCVPLKIKQRIIGVLEAINKIDGDFTKEDVQLLNTIVNQIAVAVENAQLYKKLEKKVELANQELIHANRLLLLEKDKVKAVIEGMDDGVFATDNSGKVILLNHKSEKLLGKKIGCSLKDLIRDEGFIQAYQEAGRKGRVIEKELSFNLQQIYSVIITPMKEKGKTVGQIAVMRDITKQKEMERLKTNFISVASHELKTPLTSIKSLAEMLLDEELEPQTQKEFTQIINDEADRLARLLGDLMNISKIDSGKRKINKQPLIITDILESVRIRFKELARRNGVIMNFEIEDDCQEIVADKDIIDEIFINLVSNAIKFSPKGGEVKIEVKKIEYEKLPETIKHQLALLPYILISIADTGIGIAKQEMKHLFVDEFFRSERKEVREVSGTGLGLTIVKRLITRLGGDIFVESKIGKGSKFSFVLPVIGGKGVTPSDG
- a CDS encoding HEAT repeat domain-containing protein, whose translation is MRLIWFIIISIGLIGQAFSEEITEDYKAEAQWHYEMACDCLKKEDKNLTEAIRILHEIVDYYDPDHLQAYELLIKCYEELKNEDNLKSIQQRYTQRLQIQKEQKPKKDQITEYYTGGTETNQINELIQNLKLADAEKRYNAAEKLINKGDLVVSALIKALESNDLVLQGMACYILGKIGNNQAVEPLINLLKQGVPASKITSAKALGDIQDKKAIVELINALSEPYFNHYEGKYKIREAAADALSKYGEKALPKLIHSARSDNEATRWFSLEALQRMESIPQTATLTFINALIDKNDQVKLTAVKALGKIRDENSIPSLARTLKSNNATIRYFAVQSLGEINSKECIMPLLGALNDEDTQVVNEAIKVLVKLGAKDAINSILVIAQDEKRPVTSRWYAIRAIGQLYALEGMPILIKALSDENEWIRSAAATALNIPKTIEDKELLEKKKKALTSLGLKFALTSSATYEEARKASISKALKFLVANQHEDGHFQSDIFPLGVTQLALLCLLKERINEEDPVVKKGIEYMLKHANPDGSYLSISEPEKIKCSYNTSLAIMVLSATENPMYKNLVEKSISWLLSIQDKDGGFGYVAGGRSDLSSTEFALMALDSGYKFLGRAKTDDVWIRALDYLTQQQNSDGGFGYIKEKGTVSYGSMGAAGLIGFLLCNLDTADIRAKNALHWISQNYTLNENPYGPAKWYEYYIHSLAFALELTKKEIIIDRYGKVHYWYPEIVNKLIRMQDKEGFWVISQDCLFTTYFTQVLQIKPMPESIELKLENEN